From Pandoraea norimbergensis, the proteins below share one genomic window:
- a CDS encoding TonB-dependent hemoglobin/transferrin/lactoferrin family receptor, with amino-acid sequence MTAAYAQQAPAQAQAQVETTAATGTAAQSVPAVQLAQASPKAPLQLAEANLREVNVTATRTRTESDRTPASISVITDQDLEEQQAQDIKEALRYEPGVTVRRAPYRPGSAALGGGRDGNSSINIRGLEGNRVALFEDGIRMPSGYSFGPLEAGRGDYMSMDILRRIEILRGPASSLYGSDGLTGVVNFLTKDPQDLLDTFGKSTYFSLRPYYNSMDRSFGTTAQAAWGGEQWQGMVIIDGNKGHELDSKGTNNSASTARTTANPQDSNGDSVLGKLVFKATPSSTFKLTAENVRRRVDTQVLSAVNPPTTLGLATSDRLERNRVSLDYDFNDASQAYVQNAHALLYFQDAKNNQYAYENRTAGARTRDNTYKERTIGGSLQAESNFATGPLAHKLVYGTDASSAFITSYRNGTVPGAGESFPNKAFPDTDYTLFGAFLQDEIRYGALTVTPGIRYDAYWLSPKQNDPLYVSQSANGKPVAPTSSNDSAFSPRLAIMYEIAPSLIPYVQYARGFRTPTPDQVNNGFSNPLYGYMSIANPNLKPETSDTVELGLRGRLATTLGPVTYSTAVFAGNYRNFISQQNISGSGRPNDPLIYQYVNFSRARIQGWEGRATWALKGGVTLRTAMAYTHGTTEDEGSSSQPLNTINPFSMVLGVRYEPNSTWFAQADLLFQAAKSQSQIAKTCTSGMQQNQTCWAPGSSIVLDLSGGYHINKHATVYAGVYNVFDRKYWNWSDVRNIAETSNVKDAYSAPGRSVAVSLKLQY; translated from the coding sequence ATGACTGCCGCGTATGCGCAGCAGGCACCGGCGCAGGCTCAGGCTCAGGTCGAAACGACGGCTGCGACAGGCACGGCGGCCCAATCCGTCCCGGCCGTCCAGCTCGCGCAGGCATCACCCAAGGCACCGTTGCAGCTCGCCGAGGCCAACCTCAGAGAGGTGAACGTCACGGCCACGCGCACGCGCACCGAATCGGACCGCACACCGGCCTCGATCTCGGTCATCACCGATCAGGATCTCGAAGAGCAGCAGGCGCAAGACATCAAGGAAGCGTTGCGCTACGAGCCCGGCGTCACCGTGCGCCGCGCGCCCTATCGCCCCGGTTCCGCGGCATTGGGCGGCGGGCGTGACGGCAATTCCAGCATCAACATCCGAGGTCTCGAAGGCAACCGCGTCGCCCTTTTCGAAGACGGCATCCGCATGCCGTCCGGCTACTCGTTCGGCCCGCTCGAAGCGGGTCGCGGCGACTACATGAGCATGGACATCCTGCGCCGCATCGAAATTCTGCGCGGCCCGGCGTCGTCCCTCTACGGCAGCGACGGTCTGACCGGCGTGGTCAACTTCCTGACCAAAGACCCGCAGGACCTGCTCGACACTTTCGGCAAGTCGACTTACTTCTCGCTGCGCCCGTACTACAACTCGATGGACCGCAGCTTCGGCACCACCGCTCAAGCCGCCTGGGGCGGCGAGCAGTGGCAGGGCATGGTGATCATCGACGGCAACAAGGGGCACGAGCTCGACAGCAAGGGCACCAACAACTCCGCCAGCACGGCACGCACGACCGCCAATCCGCAGGACAGCAATGGCGACTCGGTGCTGGGCAAGCTCGTGTTCAAGGCCACGCCGAGCTCCACCTTCAAGCTCACGGCGGAGAACGTGCGCCGCCGTGTGGACACGCAGGTGTTGTCGGCGGTGAACCCGCCCACGACGCTGGGTCTAGCCACCAGCGATCGTCTCGAACGTAATCGTGTCAGCCTCGACTACGACTTCAACGACGCATCGCAAGCGTATGTGCAGAACGCTCACGCGTTGCTGTACTTCCAGGATGCGAAGAACAACCAGTACGCGTATGAAAATCGCACGGCGGGTGCCCGCACGCGCGACAACACGTACAAGGAGCGCACCATCGGCGGTTCACTGCAAGCCGAGAGCAACTTCGCGACCGGCCCGCTCGCGCACAAACTGGTGTACGGCACCGATGCCAGCAGCGCGTTCATCACGAGCTATCGCAACGGCACCGTGCCGGGTGCTGGTGAATCGTTCCCGAACAAGGCGTTCCCGGATACCGACTACACCCTCTTCGGCGCGTTCTTGCAGGACGAAATCCGTTACGGCGCACTGACCGTCACGCCGGGCATCCGCTACGACGCGTACTGGCTCTCGCCGAAACAGAACGACCCGTTGTACGTCTCGCAATCGGCTAACGGTAAGCCGGTTGCGCCGACCTCGTCGAACGACTCGGCGTTCTCGCCGCGTCTGGCAATCATGTATGAAATCGCCCCGTCGCTGATTCCGTATGTGCAGTACGCACGCGGCTTCCGCACGCCGACCCCCGATCAGGTCAACAACGGTTTCTCGAACCCGCTGTACGGCTACATGTCGATCGCCAACCCGAACCTGAAACCGGAAACGAGCGACACGGTCGAGCTGGGTCTGCGCGGGCGTCTGGCCACCACGTTGGGGCCAGTCACGTATAGCACCGCCGTGTTTGCCGGCAACTATCGCAACTTCATCTCGCAGCAGAACATCAGCGGCTCGGGCCGCCCGAACGATCCGCTCATCTATCAGTACGTGAACTTCAGCCGCGCCCGCATTCAGGGCTGGGAAGGCCGTGCCACGTGGGCGCTCAAGGGCGGTGTAACGCTGCGTACGGCGATGGCCTACACGCACGGCACCACCGAGGACGAAGGCTCGAGCAGCCAGCCGCTCAACACCATCAACCCGTTCTCGATGGTGCTCGGCGTGCGCTATGAACCGAACAGCACGTGGTTCGCGCAAGCCGACCTGCTCTTCCAGGCCGCCAAGTCGCAAAGCCAGATCGCCAAGACCTGCACGTCGGGTATGCAGCAAAACCAGACCTGCTGGGCGCCGGGGTCGTCGATCGTGCTCGACCTGTCGGGTGGATATCACATCAACAAGCACGCCACGGTTTATGCGGGCGTCTACAACGTGTTCGACCGCAAGTACTGGAACTGGTCGGACGTGCGCAACATCGCCGAAACGTCGAACGTGAAGGACGCGTATTCGGCACCGGGCCGCAGCGTGGCTGTGAGCCTGAAATTGCAGTACTGA
- a CDS encoding Lrp/AsnC family transcriptional regulator, which produces MELLDNFARQILRLLQIDSRRSAQELSENVGLSATPCWRRIKEMEQNGVIQRYTVLLDREKLGLHVCALAHVQLTRHTEGGTEQFEREIRTCPEVTECYSTTGEADYILKIVAPDIKAYDAFLHEHIFRLPAVAHVKTSVVLREIKFDTSLPV; this is translated from the coding sequence ATGGAATTACTCGACAACTTTGCGCGGCAGATCCTGCGCCTCTTGCAGATCGATTCGCGCCGTTCGGCGCAGGAACTCTCGGAAAACGTCGGGCTGTCGGCGACCCCGTGCTGGCGGCGCATCAAGGAGATGGAGCAGAACGGTGTGATCCAACGCTACACGGTGCTGCTCGATCGCGAGAAGCTCGGGCTGCACGTGTGCGCGCTGGCGCATGTGCAACTCACGCGCCACACGGAAGGCGGCACGGAACAGTTCGAGCGCGAGATCCGCACCTGCCCTGAGGTGACGGAGTGCTACAGCACCACCGGCGAGGCCGACTACATCCTGAAAATCGTAGCGCCCGACATCAAGGCGTACGACGCCTTCCTGCACGAGCACATCTTCCGCCTGCCCGCCGTCGCCCACGTCAAAACCAGCGTGGTGCTGCGCGAAATCAAGTTCGATACCAGCCTGCCGGTCTGA
- a CDS encoding FecCD family ABC transporter permease: protein MSAAPPINTTNTLNTLTQPATGIARRRPPRWLVMTVLVTLLALAVLTALCGGAYRIAPSEAIMALFRGASGDFAQDQARSVMLQIRLPRIVLGILVGAGFGAAGAALQALFRNPLADPGLIGVASGAALGAAGVIVMGGVLLPAALAASLGLWMLPLAAFVGALGVTALVYRLAAGRGRLALPLLLLAGIAINAISGAAIGLLTYLANDTQLRTLTFWTLGSLGGAQWSMLAVIVWPVALGIIVLASQCRSLNALLLGEAEALHLGVAVQSVKRRVMVACALCVGALVASSGMIGFIGLIAPHIVRLVVGPDPRAVLPAAALFGAILTLLADLVARTWVSPAELPLGILTALLGAPFFLMLLWRRRGQFGL from the coding sequence ATGTCAGCCGCTCCCCCGATCAACACAACCAATACGCTCAACACCCTCACGCAACCTGCGACCGGCATCGCTCGCCGACGTCCACCGCGTTGGCTGGTGATGACGGTACTCGTCACACTGCTTGCGCTGGCGGTGCTCACGGCGCTATGTGGCGGCGCGTATCGGATTGCCCCCAGCGAGGCCATCATGGCGCTGTTTCGCGGCGCCAGTGGCGATTTTGCGCAGGATCAGGCGCGCAGCGTGATGTTGCAGATCCGTCTGCCGCGCATCGTGCTCGGCATCCTCGTGGGTGCCGGGTTCGGCGCAGCGGGTGCGGCGTTGCAGGCACTCTTTCGCAACCCGCTTGCCGATCCCGGTCTGATCGGTGTGGCGAGCGGTGCGGCGCTGGGTGCCGCCGGGGTCATCGTGATGGGCGGCGTGTTGTTGCCTGCCGCGCTCGCCGCGTCCCTCGGTCTCTGGATGCTGCCGCTGGCGGCGTTCGTCGGTGCGCTCGGTGTCACCGCACTTGTCTACCGGCTTGCGGCCGGACGGGGGCGTCTCGCGTTGCCATTGTTGTTGCTCGCTGGGATTGCGATCAATGCGATCTCCGGCGCCGCCATCGGCTTGCTGACGTATCTCGCTAACGACACACAACTGCGCACGCTCACGTTCTGGACGCTCGGCAGTCTGGGCGGTGCGCAATGGTCGATGCTGGCCGTGATCGTGTGGCCGGTGGCGTTGGGCATCATCGTGCTGGCGAGCCAGTGCCGCTCGCTCAATGCGCTGCTGCTCGGCGAAGCGGAAGCCTTGCACTTGGGTGTGGCCGTGCAGTCGGTGAAGCGTCGCGTGATGGTGGCGTGTGCATTGTGCGTTGGCGCGCTGGTGGCGTCGAGCGGGATGATCGGCTTCATCGGCCTGATCGCGCCGCATATCGTGCGCTTGGTGGTCGGTCCCGATCCGCGTGCGGTGTTGCCGGCGGCGGCGCTGTTCGGCGCGATTCTGACGCTGCTCGCCGATCTGGTGGCGCGCACGTGGGTCTCACCGGCCGAATTGCCGCTCGGCATTCTGACGGCGCTGCTGGGGGCGCCCTTCTTCCTCATGCTGCTGTGGCGACGCCGTGGCCAGTTCGGGCTGTAG
- a CDS encoding delta(1)-pyrroline-2-carboxylate reductase family protein, with protein MITLDARQTAQLLPYPQLADGIEAMLMEMRSGTARAPERLHFPLTEPERGRRGGVLLVMPATNRDVAMTKHITVHPENCRAGKPSIIGEVMVFDPHTGERLMLLDGPTVTGRRTAAVTLFAARKFAPRPQGPVLIVGAGVQARAHLEAFAAGMGTRHFMIFSRSPERAHALADHAATLGVEATVVDAIEPVLSTVSIVITATTSSEPVLPDSDAMRWRDDIFVAGVGAFRPDMRELPPQLCRDAAVRGTLVVDTWEVKHEAGDLLHAAIDWGRAAPLMDAIITPDRFRASGPVLFKSVGYALWDLAAVLCARANLKKDGVPEA; from the coding sequence ATGATCACGCTGGATGCGCGTCAAACTGCGCAGTTGCTACCCTATCCGCAATTGGCCGATGGTATCGAGGCCATGCTCATGGAGATGCGCTCGGGCACGGCGCGTGCGCCGGAGCGTCTGCATTTTCCCCTGACCGAACCTGAACGCGGCCGTCGCGGCGGTGTGCTGCTGGTCATGCCCGCCACCAATCGCGATGTTGCGATGACCAAGCACATCACGGTGCATCCCGAGAACTGTCGCGCGGGCAAGCCGTCGATCATCGGCGAAGTGATGGTGTTCGATCCGCACACCGGCGAGCGTCTGATGTTGCTCGACGGACCCACGGTGACCGGGCGCCGTACGGCAGCCGTCACACTGTTTGCCGCACGCAAGTTTGCGCCGCGACCGCAGGGCCCGGTGCTGATCGTCGGCGCGGGTGTGCAGGCGCGTGCGCATCTCGAAGCCTTTGCGGCCGGTATGGGCACCCGTCACTTCATGATTTTCTCGCGCAGCCCGGAGCGTGCGCATGCGTTGGCCGATCATGCCGCGACGCTTGGTGTGGAGGCGACGGTTGTTGATGCCATTGAGCCGGTGCTGAGTACGGTGAGCATCGTCATCACGGCCACCACGAGCAGCGAGCCGGTGTTGCCCGACAGTGATGCGATGCGGTGGCGAGACGACATTTTTGTCGCGGGTGTCGGTGCGTTCCGCCCCGACATGCGAGAACTGCCACCGCAGTTGTGCCGCGATGCCGCCGTGCGCGGCACGCTGGTGGTCGACACGTGGGAAGTCAAACACGAAGCTGGCGATTTGCTGCACGCCGCGATCGACTGGGGCCGTGCCGCACCGTTGATGGACGCCATCATCACCCCCGACCGTTTCCGCGCCAGCGGCCCGGTGCTGTTCAAGAGCGTGGGTTACGCGCTTTGGGATCTGGCCGCCGTGCTGTGCGCACGGGCCAATCTCAAAAAGGACGGCGTGCCGGAAGCTTGA
- a CDS encoding heme/hemin ABC transporter substrate-binding protein: MDTSSGTSSITAARVPAKPARRALLAGGAALAAGAWLSPFSMIASARAATAAVPANAAGPKRVIVAGGALTEIVYALGAQDRVVANDLTSLYPEAATKLPKIGYLRTLSAEGVLSLHPDLLLAGAEAGPPNVLTQIAAAGVPVKRFTHGYTAELVRDNIRDVATALRVNDDGARVANRFMADWQKARDEIAQRYGKQRRPRVLFILGHTGNQVMVAGQDTAADAMLAFAGAENALSGFTGYRPLTAEAAVAAQPDVLLTTTTGPSSVDPAATLLAHPGLANTPAGRAKRVVSFDALYLLGFGPRLPQAVAELAQRVHAA; encoded by the coding sequence ATGGACACGTCATCGGGCACGTCATCGATTACTGCGGCACGCGTGCCGGCCAAGCCTGCCCGGCGTGCCCTGCTCGCGGGCGGTGCCGCCCTTGCAGCGGGCGCATGGCTCTCGCCCTTCTCCATGATCGCTTCGGCGCGGGCGGCAACGGCCGCCGTGCCCGCCAACGCCGCTGGCCCGAAGCGGGTCATCGTCGCAGGCGGCGCGCTGACGGAGATCGTCTACGCACTCGGCGCGCAGGACCGCGTGGTCGCCAACGACCTGACGAGCCTGTACCCCGAAGCCGCGACCAAGCTGCCCAAGATCGGTTATCTGCGCACGCTCTCGGCTGAGGGCGTGCTGTCGTTGCATCCCGATCTGCTGCTCGCCGGTGCGGAAGCCGGACCGCCGAATGTGCTGACGCAAATTGCGGCGGCCGGCGTACCGGTGAAACGCTTCACGCACGGCTACACCGCCGAACTGGTGCGCGACAACATTCGTGATGTCGCCACCGCGTTGCGCGTGAATGACGACGGTGCGCGCGTGGCCAATCGCTTCATGGCGGACTGGCAGAAGGCACGCGACGAGATCGCCCAACGCTATGGCAAGCAACGTCGCCCGCGTGTGTTGTTCATCTTGGGTCACACCGGCAATCAGGTGATGGTCGCGGGGCAAGATACCGCCGCCGACGCGATGCTCGCCTTCGCCGGTGCCGAGAATGCGTTGAGCGGTTTCACGGGGTATCGCCCGCTGACGGCAGAAGCTGCCGTCGCGGCACAGCCCGACGTGCTGCTGACCACCACGACCGGTCCGTCCAGTGTCGATCCTGCCGCCACGCTGCTGGCACACCCCGGGCTGGCGAATACGCCTGCCGGACGTGCCAAACGTGTCGTGAGCTTCGACGCGCTCTATTTGCTCGGTTTCGGCCCGCGCCTGCCGCAAGCGGTTGCCGAACTGGCGCAGCGCGTGCACGCGGCGTAA
- a CDS encoding indolepyruvate ferredoxin oxidoreductase family protein, whose product MRAALATPTANPLAHPDYQLSDALTARRGQIFLTGTQALVRILLMQHQLDAARGLNTAGFISGYRGSPLGGVDQQLWKAKKLLDAAKVKFLPAINEELGGTAVMGTQRVEDDPERTVEGVFGMWYGKGPGVDRAGDALKHGNAYGASRHGGVLVVAGDDHGCVSSSMPHQSDFTMMSWSMPVLNPADIGELVEFGLYGYALSRFSGAWAGLKAISETVESRGTVDLDKIRTDWAEPLDYVTPEGGLHNRWPDLPSLALETRLAAKLDAVRAFARVNSIDKWIAPTPDADIGIVTCGKAHLDLMETLRRLDITIEDLAAAGVRIYKVGQSFPLEMSRLDSFVAGLTEILVIEEKGPVVEQQIKQYLYNRTTGSRPIVLGKTDTEGRALLSALGELRPSRVLPVFAEWIAKHRPSLDRRERVVDLVAHDILSNEADGVRRVPYFCSGCPHNTSTKVPDGSIAQAGIGCHFMASWMDRDTTGLIQMGGEGVDWAAHSNFTKRPHVFQNLGDGTYFHSGLLAIRQAVASKANITYKILYNDAVAMTGGQPVDGSISVPQIARQVEAEGIAKLVVVSDEPEKYVGHEGQFPKGTTFHHRSELDAVQRELREIAGATVLIYDQTCAAEKRRRRKKNEFPNPDRRLFINEAVCEGCGDCGVASNCLSVEPVETAMGRKRRIDQSSCNKDFSCVNGFCPSFVSVKGAALKKALAAAFDQAAFEGRLNALPQPAALAGDAPFDIMVTGVGGTGVVTIGALITMAAHLEGKSASVLDFMGFAQKGGAVLSFVRFANTPQALNQVRIDTQQADVLLACDMVVGASADALQTVRRDRTRVVVNTHAIPNATFVQNPDANLHADALLAKMRHAAGNEKLDACDAQALAQRFLGDTMGANIIMLGFAWQLGLVPVSLDALQRAIELNNVAVPMNQLALAIGRLAAGDPTALTQTTAKAVNQPVHAPVAADMSFDELVAHRVDLLTKYQSAAYAAQFASFVKQVADAETRVAGAPGRVSRAVAQQLSRLMAYKDEYEVARLYAETSFTDALGETFDGKPGRDFRLEFHMAPPLIARGKDGGAPKKVTIGPWLWPVLRGMAKLRGLRGGALDVFGYTLERRMERQLIADYRATIGQALAGLNAETLADVAALAEVPAKIRGYGHVKLANLVMAKRVEATIAGRLDVTPATGDAVTEALAHARSSGKSLKGIPVVTAR is encoded by the coding sequence ATGCGCGCCGCGCTTGCGACGCCCACGGCCAACCCGCTGGCCCATCCCGACTATCAGCTCTCCGACGCGCTCACCGCACGCCGTGGTCAGATTTTCCTGACCGGCACGCAAGCGCTCGTGCGCATTTTGCTGATGCAACACCAGTTGGACGCCGCGCGCGGCCTGAACACGGCGGGCTTCATCAGCGGTTATCGCGGCTCGCCGCTCGGCGGCGTGGATCAGCAACTGTGGAAGGCCAAGAAGCTGCTCGACGCGGCCAAGGTCAAGTTTCTGCCGGCGATCAACGAAGAGCTCGGCGGCACGGCCGTCATGGGCACGCAACGCGTGGAAGACGACCCGGAGCGCACCGTCGAAGGTGTGTTTGGCATGTGGTACGGCAAAGGCCCGGGAGTCGATCGCGCGGGCGATGCGCTCAAGCACGGCAATGCCTACGGTGCGTCGCGCCACGGTGGTGTACTCGTGGTGGCGGGGGACGATCACGGCTGCGTGTCGTCGTCGATGCCGCACCAGAGTGACTTCACGATGATGTCGTGGAGCATGCCCGTACTAAACCCCGCCGACATCGGTGAGCTCGTCGAATTCGGTCTCTACGGCTATGCACTGTCGCGCTTCTCCGGTGCGTGGGCGGGCCTCAAGGCGATTTCGGAAACCGTGGAGTCGCGCGGCACCGTCGACCTCGACAAGATCCGCACCGACTGGGCCGAACCGCTCGATTACGTGACGCCTGAAGGCGGTCTACACAACCGCTGGCCCGACCTGCCGAGCCTCGCGCTCGAGACGCGTCTGGCTGCCAAGCTCGACGCCGTGCGCGCGTTCGCTCGCGTGAATAGCATCGACAAGTGGATTGCCCCCACGCCGGACGCCGACATCGGTATCGTCACCTGCGGCAAGGCGCACCTCGACTTGATGGAGACGCTGCGCCGTCTGGACATCACCATCGAAGACCTCGCCGCCGCCGGTGTGCGCATCTACAAGGTAGGGCAGTCGTTCCCGCTGGAGATGTCGCGTCTCGACAGCTTTGTGGCCGGCCTCACGGAAATTCTCGTCATCGAAGAGAAGGGCCCGGTGGTCGAGCAGCAGATCAAGCAATACCTGTACAACCGCACGACCGGCTCGCGCCCCATCGTGCTTGGCAAGACCGACACCGAGGGCCGCGCGCTGCTGTCCGCACTCGGCGAACTGCGTCCGTCGCGCGTATTGCCGGTATTTGCCGAATGGATCGCGAAGCATCGCCCGTCGCTCGATCGTCGCGAGCGCGTGGTCGATCTCGTGGCGCACGACATCCTCTCGAACGAAGCCGATGGCGTGCGCCGCGTGCCGTATTTCTGCTCGGGCTGCCCGCACAACACGTCGACCAAGGTGCCTGACGGCTCCATTGCGCAGGCGGGTATCGGTTGCCACTTCATGGCGTCGTGGATGGACCGCGACACCACGGGCCTGATTCAGATGGGTGGCGAAGGTGTCGACTGGGCCGCGCATTCGAACTTCACCAAACGTCCGCACGTTTTCCAGAATCTGGGCGACGGCACGTACTTCCACTCGGGCCTGCTTGCCATTCGTCAGGCGGTCGCCTCGAAGGCGAACATCACCTACAAGATTCTCTACAACGACGCCGTGGCGATGACCGGCGGGCAACCCGTCGACGGTTCGATTTCGGTGCCGCAGATTGCGCGTCAGGTCGAGGCCGAAGGGATCGCCAAGCTGGTGGTGGTGAGCGACGAGCCCGAGAAATACGTCGGACACGAAGGTCAGTTTCCGAAGGGCACGACGTTCCATCACCGCAGCGAACTCGACGCCGTGCAGCGCGAGCTGCGCGAGATTGCGGGCGCGACCGTGCTCATCTACGACCAGACTTGCGCGGCGGAAAAACGCCGTCGTCGGAAGAAAAACGAATTCCCGAATCCGGATCGCCGTCTATTCATCAACGAAGCCGTTTGCGAAGGCTGCGGCGATTGCGGCGTGGCCTCGAACTGCCTGTCGGTCGAGCCGGTGGAAACGGCGATGGGCCGCAAGCGCCGCATCGATCAATCGTCGTGCAACAAGGACTTTTCGTGCGTGAACGGCTTCTGCCCGAGCTTCGTCTCGGTCAAGGGTGCGGCGCTGAAGAAGGCGCTCGCTGCGGCGTTCGATCAGGCGGCGTTTGAAGGGCGTCTGAACGCGCTGCCGCAGCCGGCTGCACTTGCTGGCGATGCACCGTTCGACATCATGGTCACGGGTGTGGGTGGCACGGGCGTGGTTACGATTGGCGCGCTCATCACGATGGCGGCGCACCTCGAAGGCAAGAGCGCTTCGGTGCTCGACTTCATGGGTTTTGCGCAGAAGGGTGGCGCTGTGCTGTCGTTCGTGCGCTTTGCTAATACGCCGCAGGCACTCAATCAGGTGCGTATCGACACGCAGCAGGCCGACGTGCTGCTGGCCTGCGACATGGTCGTGGGGGCGAGCGCCGATGCGCTGCAAACCGTGCGCCGCGACCGCACGCGTGTGGTGGTCAACACGCATGCCATTCCGAACGCGACGTTCGTGCAGAACCCCGATGCCAACCTGCATGCCGACGCGTTGCTCGCGAAGATGCGTCATGCGGCCGGCAACGAGAAGCTCGACGCGTGCGACGCGCAGGCGTTGGCGCAGCGCTTCCTCGGCGACACGATGGGCGCGAACATCATCATGCTCGGCTTTGCGTGGCAACTGGGTCTCGTGCCGGTGTCGCTGGACGCGCTGCAACGTGCGATCGAACTGAACAACGTTGCCGTGCCGATGAACCAGTTGGCGCTGGCCATTGGCCGCCTCGCAGCGGGTGATCCGACGGCACTGACGCAAACGACGGCCAAGGCCGTGAATCAGCCGGTGCATGCGCCGGTGGCGGCGGACATGTCGTTCGACGAACTCGTCGCACACCGCGTCGATTTGCTGACGAAGTATCAGAGCGCGGCGTATGCGGCGCAGTTTGCGAGCTTTGTGAAGCAGGTCGCCGATGCGGAAACGCGCGTGGCGGGTGCACCGGGCCGTGTGTCGCGCGCCGTGGCGCAGCAGCTTTCGCGTCTGATGGCGTACAAGGACGAGTATGAAGTGGCGCGTCTGTATGCCGAGACGTCGTTCACCGATGCGCTGGGCGAGACGTTCGACGGCAAGCCGGGGCGCGACTTCCGTCTGGAGTTCCACATGGCCCCGCCGCTCATCGCGCGCGGCAAGGACGGTGGTGCCCCGAAGAAGGTCACGATCGGCCCGTGGTTGTGGCCCGTGTTGCGCGGCATGGCGAAGCTGCGCGGCCTGCGTGGCGGTGCCCTCGATGTGTTCGGCTACACGCTGGAGCGCCGCATGGAGCGTCAGTTGATTGCGGACTACCGTGCGACCATCGGTCAGGCGCTGGCAGGTCTGAATGCCGAGACGCTGGCGGATGTGGCGGCATTGGCGGAAGTCCCGGCAAAGATTCGCGGCTACGGCCATGTGAAGCTGGCGAATCTGGTGATGGCGAAACGTGTCGAGGCGACCATTGCCGGTCGTCTCGACGTGACACCGGCCACCGGTGACGCGGTGACCGAGGCACTGGCCCACGCGCGCAGCAGCGGCAAGTCCCTCAAGGGCATTCCGGTGGTGACGGCGCGCTAA
- a CDS encoding hemin-degrading factor has protein sequence MMNAQNASATASATKPVFPALADVTRLRSEFQRLKSEQNLRDRDAAAALGVSEGETVAAFVGEHVVRLRPDFIEIVEALPTLGRVMALTRNNAAVHEKDGPYEKLSHNGTIGLGLGKELDLRIFYHQWAFGYAVETPTDNGPRRSLQFFDKTGTAVHKMFLRDHSDVAAFEALVAKFRADDQTPGEHVVAADAPKAETPDADIDVAAFQRDWLAMTDTHQFFDMLRRHGVSRAQALRLAPADHAQSIPASSVRALLEDAAGTDLPIMVFVGNAGMIQIHTGPVKNIRVMGPWVNVLDPGFNLHLREDLVDTAWIVRKPTSDGIVSSLELLDASGMVIAMFFGERKPGQAEREDWRETLGRVAAAGATA, from the coding sequence ATGATGAACGCTCAAAACGCCTCCGCGACCGCCTCCGCCACCAAGCCGGTCTTTCCCGCCCTCGCCGACGTCACCCGTCTGCGCAGCGAATTCCAACGCCTGAAATCCGAGCAGAACCTGCGCGATCGCGACGCTGCGGCGGCGCTCGGCGTGTCGGAAGGCGAGACGGTCGCCGCGTTTGTCGGCGAACACGTCGTGCGCCTGCGCCCGGACTTCATCGAAATTGTCGAAGCCCTGCCCACGCTGGGCCGAGTGATGGCGCTCACGCGCAACAACGCTGCCGTGCACGAGAAAGACGGCCCGTACGAGAAGCTCTCGCACAACGGCACCATCGGTCTCGGCCTCGGCAAGGAACTCGATCTGCGCATCTTCTATCACCAGTGGGCCTTCGGCTACGCCGTGGAAACGCCGACTGACAACGGTCCGCGCCGCTCGCTGCAATTCTTCGACAAGACCGGCACGGCCGTGCACAAGATGTTCCTGCGCGATCACAGCGACGTGGCCGCATTCGAAGCCCTCGTCGCCAAATTCCGCGCTGACGATCAGACGCCCGGCGAACACGTGGTTGCCGCCGACGCCCCGAAAGCCGAGACGCCCGACGCCGACATCGACGTCGCCGCGTTCCAGCGCGATTGGCTCGCCATGACCGATACGCACCAGTTCTTCGACATGCTCCGCCGTCACGGCGTGTCGCGCGCACAGGCCCTGCGTCTGGCACCCGCCGATCACGCACAAAGCATTCCCGCGTCGTCGGTGCGCGCGCTGCTCGAAGATGCCGCCGGCACCGATCTGCCGATCATGGTCTTCGTCGGCAACGCCGGCATGATCCAGATTCACACCGGCCCGGTGAAGAACATCCGCGTGATGGGCCCGTGGGTCAACGTACTCGACCCGGGCTTCAACCTGCACCTGCGCGAAGACCTCGTCGACACCGCATGGATCGTGCGCAAGCCGACCTCCGACGGCATCGTGTCGTCGCTGGAACTGCTCGACGCGTCGGGCATGGTGATCGCCATGTTCTTCGGCGAACGCAAACCGGGTCAGGCCGAACGCGAAGACTGGCGCGAGACGCTGGGTCGTGTGGCCGCCGCTGGAGCCACCGCGTGA